A window of Mucilaginibacter paludis DSM 18603 contains these coding sequences:
- a CDS encoding PepSY-associated TM helix domain-containing protein, whose protein sequence is MQGKLKKATGWLHLWLGLVTGAILIIVALTGSLLTFEDELETLLFRHDHVVTIEPNQRLPVDSLIKIAQASFPEKKVSRVTIPAEADRSVEIRMGIKGESKGAKVLFINPYNGLILYQGDYSQRFFQQVRNLHRYLLLGSTGKIITGISCSITLFMVISGLIIWWPANKKAIKQRFRIKWNASGKRLTWDLHAVSGFYVSIILLLITLTGLIWSYDWPEKLIFRLTDGTVEKEAKIKNASKGKQANAGIYQQMLNQTDQLYPYRGELLMAIPPKATLAVTVQKEDANHTITTSNAAFFDSKTGAMLKKQPYQNLSTGTKIRKMMLPVHTGSLLGWPTKLLYLLVSLFTASLPVTGLLIWLNRKKKGSAARAKKRHPVLTKKKAAYTPV, encoded by the coding sequence ATGCAAGGAAAATTAAAAAAGGCCACAGGCTGGCTGCATTTATGGCTGGGTTTGGTTACTGGTGCCATTTTAATTATTGTGGCGCTTACCGGTAGTCTGCTAACCTTTGAGGATGAACTTGAAACGTTGCTTTTCCGCCATGACCACGTGGTTACCATCGAGCCCAACCAGCGTTTACCTGTAGATAGCCTGATTAAAATAGCACAAGCCAGCTTCCCGGAAAAAAAGGTGAGCCGGGTAACAATACCGGCGGAAGCAGACCGTAGCGTAGAGATCCGTATGGGGATAAAAGGCGAATCAAAAGGCGCTAAAGTACTTTTTATCAATCCATATAATGGCTTAATACTTTACCAAGGCGACTACAGCCAGCGCTTTTTTCAGCAGGTGCGCAACCTGCACCGTTACCTGCTGTTAGGCAGCACTGGTAAAATAATTACAGGTATTTCATGCTCCATTACTTTATTTATGGTAATCAGCGGGTTAATTATCTGGTGGCCGGCCAATAAAAAAGCGATTAAGCAACGCTTCCGCATCAAATGGAATGCATCGGGCAAAAGGCTCACGTGGGACTTACATGCGGTATCGGGCTTCTATGTTTCGATCATTTTGCTGCTGATCACGCTGACAGGGTTGATCTGGAGTTATGACTGGCCCGAAAAACTGATATTCCGCCTGACCGACGGAACGGTTGAAAAGGAAGCTAAAATTAAAAATGCATCCAAGGGAAAGCAGGCTAATGCCGGTATCTATCAGCAAATGCTCAACCAAACAGATCAGCTTTACCCCTACCGCGGCGAGCTTTTAATGGCCATACCACCTAAGGCCACGTTAGCGGTAACTGTGCAAAAAGAAGATGCTAACCATACCATTACCACCAGTAATGCAGCCTTTTTTGATAGTAAAACGGGGGCTATGCTTAAAAAACAACCTTATCAAAACCTAAGTACGGGAACAAAAATCCGTAAAATGATGTTGCCCGTCCATACCGGCAGCTTATTAGGCTGGCCCACTAAATTATTATACCTGCTGGTAAGCTTGTTTACAGCCAGCTTACCTGTTACCGGCTTACTGATCTGGCTAAACAGAAAGAAAAAAGGAAGCGCTGCCCGCGCTAAAAAACGTCACCCGGTGTTAACAAAAAAGAAAGCCGCGTATACACCGGTGTAA
- a CDS encoding metallophosphoesterase family protein: protein MLITKAAFTKLHCVLLLLFLFRQTALCQGKNDGAVINFVYSSDAHYGISRADFRGDTNVAAYKVNAAMIRQMNTLPELTLPNGELVKAVDYLVQTGDVANRMEYPIQSAAQSWKQFEHDYVQSITLKGHDGKPAKLLCVPGNHDISNAIGYPKPLKPLTDPTIMVNMYNQMVKPKKALTNQTYNYQTDKVNYSLNIKGVHLMFITLWPDSAERIWMQKDLDTVARNTPVIIFTHDQPTCEAKHFTNPVPPYQMKPGNKFENLTAEHYKEGVTAAADGGSTEIEQRGWVKFLKLHPNIMAYFHGNSNWNEFYVYHGPDNDVKLNVFRVDSPMKGKYSAKDETKLSFQLISLNTNKQTLTVSECLWNTEPQNPSQKVIIGQTATVSIKVP, encoded by the coding sequence ATGCTCATAACTAAAGCCGCGTTCACTAAATTACATTGTGTTTTATTGTTGCTTTTCTTGTTTCGGCAGACTGCGCTATGCCAAGGCAAAAATGATGGCGCGGTAATCAACTTTGTTTATTCATCCGATGCGCATTACGGCATAAGCCGTGCCGACTTTCGTGGCGATACCAATGTAGCCGCTTATAAAGTTAACGCCGCCATGATCAGGCAGATGAATACCCTTCCCGAGCTGACGCTACCTAACGGAGAACTCGTTAAGGCGGTAGATTATTTAGTGCAAACCGGCGACGTGGCCAACCGCATGGAGTACCCCATACAAAGCGCGGCTCAATCGTGGAAGCAATTTGAGCACGATTATGTGCAAAGCATCACCTTAAAAGGTCACGACGGAAAACCCGCTAAGTTATTATGCGTACCGGGGAATCATGATATATCCAACGCTATTGGTTATCCTAAGCCGCTTAAACCGCTAACTGATCCAACTATCATGGTGAACATGTATAACCAGATGGTGAAGCCTAAAAAAGCATTAACCAATCAAACTTATAATTACCAAACGGATAAAGTTAATTATTCACTGAATATCAAAGGTGTGCATCTGATGTTTATTACCCTTTGGCCCGATTCGGCCGAAAGGATCTGGATGCAAAAAGATCTGGATACGGTTGCCCGTAACACTCCGGTTATCATTTTTACGCACGACCAACCTACCTGCGAGGCCAAGCATTTTACAAACCCTGTGCCGCCATACCAGATGAAGCCCGGAAATAAATTTGAAAACCTGACTGCTGAGCATTATAAAGAAGGTGTGACCGCAGCAGCCGATGGCGGTTCTACGGAAATAGAACAGCGTGGCTGGGTAAAGTTTCTGAAATTACACCCCAACATTATGGCTTATTTTCATGGCAACAGCAACTGGAACGAATTTTACGTTTATCATGGCCCGGACAATGACGTTAAATTGAATGTGTTCCGGGTAGATTCACCCATGAAAGGCAAATATTCCGCCAAAGATGAAACCAAGCTCTCCTTTCAGCTGATATCGCTCAATACAAATAAGCAAACGCTTACCGTAAGCGAATGTTTGTGGAATACCGAACCCCAAAATCCCTCGCAAAAGGTAATCATCGGCCAAACTGCTACTGTGTCGATTAAAGTACCGTGA
- a CDS encoding bile acid:sodium symporter family protein has product MKLLQKFCLVISGLSFIGLLAGLLLTDITIWQAAAVSLAVSFAIGIGALNALKNYQYTAWIIVAVVAAMVYPHAFLKWGAIDLRNKWLILIIVQMVMFGMGIQMSIRDFSGLASTGKGVLIGLACHFSVMPLMGFLLTRLFHFEPEIAAGIILIGSCSSGLASNVMVYLARANLVLSVTVTAMATLAAPFLTPLLMRLLAGTLIEVKFVSMMMEIIKIVIVPIGAAFLHDYLKNAPAKGKRNTYIVFVACIIWLICLPYGLWQWFSIHLSAPALQSAEVFNFFTGAFVVGTVYHQLYVRYRQIDQYIPYLSMFGIVYFTTVTTAAGRDNLLHVGLLLFLASVLHNGAGYFFGYWLSRLFKLDKNSARTIAFEVGLQNGGMASGLAGTMGKLATVGLAAAVFSPWMNISGSILANYWRRYPAGDQTLLDEDKLPTQSEK; this is encoded by the coding sequence ATGAAGCTATTGCAAAAGTTTTGTCTCGTTATCAGCGGATTATCGTTTATTGGCCTTTTGGCAGGTTTGCTACTGACCGATATAACCATTTGGCAAGCTGCTGCCGTAAGCCTTGCGGTAAGTTTTGCAATAGGCATTGGCGCGTTAAATGCCTTAAAAAACTACCAGTATACTGCCTGGATCATCGTGGCTGTAGTAGCAGCTATGGTTTACCCGCATGCTTTTTTAAAATGGGGTGCTATCGACCTGCGCAATAAATGGCTCATCCTCATTATTGTACAAATGGTGATGTTTGGTATGGGGATACAGATGAGCATCCGCGATTTTTCGGGCCTGGCCAGTACCGGCAAAGGTGTACTGATTGGCCTGGCCTGCCATTTTTCGGTGATGCCACTGATGGGCTTTTTGCTTACCAGGCTGTTCCATTTTGAACCGGAGATAGCCGCCGGGATTATCCTGATCGGCTCCTGCTCCAGCGGCCTGGCATCCAATGTGATGGTTTACCTGGCACGGGCCAACCTGGTATTATCGGTAACGGTTACTGCTATGGCTACCTTGGCAGCCCCGTTTTTAACGCCATTACTGATGCGCCTGCTGGCTGGTACGCTCATTGAAGTAAAGTTTGTATCGATGATGATGGAGATCATCAAAATAGTGATTGTGCCTATCGGCGCGGCTTTTCTGCACGATTATTTAAAAAACGCACCAGCCAAAGGCAAACGCAATACCTATATTGTTTTTGTTGCCTGTATCATCTGGCTTATTTGCCTGCCTTATGGTTTATGGCAATGGTTCAGTATACACTTATCTGCACCTGCCCTGCAATCTGCCGAGGTGTTTAACTTTTTTACCGGGGCCTTTGTGGTAGGCACGGTTTATCATCAGTTGTATGTGAGATACCGGCAGATTGATCAGTATATCCCCTACCTATCTATGTTCGGCATCGTTTATTTTACCACGGTTACTACAGCGGCCGGGCGCGATAACCTGTTGCACGTAGGGTTGTTGTTATTTTTAGCATCGGTACTGCATAACGGGGCTGGTTATTTCTTCGGATACTGGCTCAGCCGCTTATTTAAGCTCGATAAAAATTCGGCACGTACCATCGCTTTCGAAGTTGGTTTGCAAAACGGCGGCATGGCATCTGGCCTTGCAGGTACCATGGGCAAGCTGGCTACGGTTGGTTTGGCCGCTGCGGTGTTTAGCCCCTGGATGAATATTTCGGGCTCCATCCTGGCTAACTATTGGAGGCGCTATCCGGCAGGTGATCAAACTTTACTGGATGAGGATAAGCTACCAACTCAATCAGAAAAGTAG
- a CDS encoding aspartate/glutamate racemase family protein: MKAKTLGLIHTSATLIPIFQQLCKEYLPGVTTFNIVDDSLVRNIRERGELTPAISKRVADYVSSAEDSGADYILVTCSSIGAAVEAAAETAKVPVLRVDQPMADLAVQTGKRIGVIATLSTTLEPTSDLVQRRAALAGKEIELTSQVCEGAFEALMAGDSAKHDELVADVLRHLSKKVDVILLAQASMARVVDTLSEEDKIVPIVASPPNAIKYLASIL, translated from the coding sequence ATGAAAGCAAAAACATTAGGATTGATCCATACATCAGCTACGCTGATACCTATATTTCAACAACTGTGTAAAGAGTATTTACCGGGTGTAACTACTTTTAATATTGTGGACGACAGCCTGGTTAGAAACATCCGCGAACGCGGAGAGCTTACCCCGGCCATCAGCAAACGTGTGGCCGACTATGTATCATCGGCTGAAGACTCTGGCGCAGATTATATTTTGGTGACCTGTTCATCCATCGGCGCTGCCGTTGAAGCCGCTGCTGAAACAGCCAAGGTGCCCGTGTTGCGGGTTGACCAGCCCATGGCCGACCTGGCCGTTCAAACAGGTAAACGTATCGGTGTGATTGCTACCCTATCAACTACCTTAGAGCCTACCAGCGATTTGGTGCAGCGCCGTGCAGCACTTGCCGGGAAAGAAATTGAATTGACATCACAAGTATGCGAAGGCGCCTTTGAGGCATTGATGGCCGGTGATAGCGCTAAACATGATGAATTGGTAGCCGATGTGCTTCGCCACCTCTCCAAAAAAGTCGACGTGATCTTACTGGCCCAGGCATCAATGGCACGTGTTGTGGATACGCTTAGCGAAGAAGATAAAATTGTACCTATTGTGGCAAGCCCGCCAAACGCCATAAAATACCTGGCATCCATTTTATAA
- a CDS encoding four-carbon acid sugar kinase family protein, whose protein sequence is MANQTELLLAYYGDDFTGSTDALEFLSRAGIKTVLFIAPPTPAQLARYEGLQAIGVAGMSRSMPPAEMERELIPAFKALKNLGAAHVHYKVCSTFDSSPQIGSIGKAIDVATDIFKAPFVPLLVAAPALGRYCTFGNLFARMGIGSQGDIYRLDRHPSMSRHPVTPAHESDLRLHLAKQTSKSIGLVDVLTIASDKQQRQQKLQTELDKGKQIILFDALYDDHLLTIAQLINQYATASQPLFSVGSSGIEMALGKYWTEQGLAKPKQEWQPSGKAYGMLVVSGSCSPVTAQQIEYAEAHGFAAIAIDTAAIAKSTLIEVETYILQSVELMQQGIPVIVHTSLGPNDHRIEDTYQAFIKQGLNEDDIRTKTAKLYGETLGLIAIGVAKKGLLKRLVIAGGDTSSFVARAMGIEAVEMIAPVSPGAPLCKVHAPNSAAHGIEINFKGGQVGSDNYFETVLNGQTTT, encoded by the coding sequence ATGGCCAACCAAACCGAATTGCTATTAGCTTACTACGGTGACGATTTTACCGGATCGACAGACGCGCTGGAGTTTTTGAGCCGTGCCGGTATTAAAACGGTGTTGTTTATTGCTCCCCCTACTCCGGCTCAGTTAGCACGATATGAGGGTTTGCAGGCGATAGGCGTTGCCGGCATGAGCCGCTCTATGCCGCCAGCCGAAATGGAGCGTGAACTGATACCCGCCTTTAAAGCACTGAAAAACCTTGGTGCCGCGCATGTACACTATAAGGTCTGCTCCACGTTTGATTCTTCGCCACAGATCGGCAGCATTGGTAAAGCCATTGATGTGGCTACCGACATTTTTAAGGCTCCGTTTGTGCCCTTATTGGTAGCCGCACCCGCTTTAGGCCGCTACTGCACCTTTGGCAATTTATTTGCCCGTATGGGGATAGGTAGCCAGGGCGATATCTACAGGCTTGACAGGCACCCTTCTATGAGCAGACACCCGGTAACGCCTGCCCATGAAAGCGACCTGCGATTGCACCTGGCCAAGCAAACGTCAAAAAGTATTGGCCTGGTTGATGTACTAACCATTGCCTCAGATAAGCAGCAGCGGCAACAGAAATTGCAAACGGAGCTTGACAAGGGTAAGCAAATTATTTTGTTTGACGCCCTGTATGACGATCATTTATTAACTATTGCCCAACTCATTAACCAATATGCCACCGCGTCTCAGCCGCTTTTTTCGGTAGGATCATCGGGTATTGAGATGGCTTTGGGGAAATACTGGACAGAACAGGGCTTAGCAAAACCCAAACAGGAGTGGCAGCCCTCAGGAAAAGCCTACGGTATGCTGGTGGTGTCGGGCAGTTGTTCGCCGGTAACGGCTCAACAAATTGAATATGCCGAAGCTCATGGTTTTGCCGCTATCGCGATTGATACCGCTGCCATTGCCAAATCCACTTTAATTGAAGTTGAAACCTATATTCTTCAGTCAGTTGAACTGATGCAACAAGGCATCCCGGTTATTGTGCACACCAGCCTTGGCCCCAACGACCACCGGATTGAAGATACTTACCAGGCCTTCATCAAACAGGGGTTAAACGAAGATGATATCCGCACCAAAACGGCAAAGCTTTACGGCGAAACATTGGGTTTAATAGCCATCGGCGTAGCCAAAAAGGGTTTATTAAAACGGCTGGTTATTGCCGGAGGCGATACCTCAAGCTTTGTGGCGCGTGCGATGGGTATCGAGGCGGTTGAAATGATAGCCCCGGTTTCACCGGGTGCGCCTTTGTGTAAGGTGCATGCGCCAAACTCTGCTGCTCACGGTATCGAAATTAATTTTAAAGGCGGGCAGGTAGGCAGCGATAATTATTTTGAAACTGTTTTAAACGGACAAACAACGACATAA
- a CDS encoding ribulose-bisphosphate carboxylase large subunit family protein, whose translation MERITAKYYIETPYAVEKAVQVLAGEQSSGTFVAVPGETEELKQRFAARVENIEPLESVTQPAIPGAVAQQGLYHRANIEVSWSVENFGYNLPVLVSTLQGNLYELTQFTGLKLMDIDLPPSYSDHFVGPRFGINGSRKSTNVTGRPLIGTIIKPSIGMTPEQTAALAKTLAEAGIDFIKDDELLSSAANSKFEDRVDAIMRVVNNHADKTGKKVMYAFNISDEVDSMLHRYEYILKAGGTCAMISVNSVGLSGTKKVCDQGELVIHGHRNGWGMLNRHPLLGIEFPAYQKLWRLAGVDQLHVNGIQNKFWESDDSVVRSIEACLKPMFDGETVLPVVSSGQWGGQAFETYRRTQTTDLLYMAGGGIMAHPDGPGGGVVALQQAWEGAVNGLSMQEAAGQYPEFAKSVEKFGGK comes from the coding sequence ATGGAAAGAATTACAGCAAAATATTACATAGAAACACCTTACGCGGTGGAAAAAGCGGTCCAGGTTTTAGCGGGCGAGCAGTCGTCGGGCACGTTTGTGGCCGTTCCGGGCGAGACAGAAGAGTTAAAGCAACGCTTTGCAGCCAGGGTAGAAAACATTGAACCTTTGGAATCGGTAACGCAGCCTGCCATACCGGGCGCGGTGGCCCAGCAGGGCTTATATCACCGGGCCAATATCGAGGTATCTTGGTCGGTAGAGAACTTTGGCTATAACCTGCCGGTGCTGGTATCAACCTTACAGGGTAATTTATACGAGCTTACGCAATTTACCGGCTTAAAGCTGATGGATATTGACTTGCCCCCTTCCTACAGCGATCATTTTGTTGGGCCGCGTTTCGGAATCAATGGCTCGCGCAAAAGTACAAACGTTACGGGCAGGCCGCTCATTGGTACCATTATTAAACCAAGCATCGGCATGACGCCCGAACAAACAGCCGCTTTGGCTAAAACCCTGGCCGAAGCGGGCATCGATTTTATTAAGGACGATGAACTACTCTCATCTGCGGCCAACTCTAAATTTGAAGACCGGGTTGATGCCATTATGCGGGTGGTTAATAACCACGCCGATAAAACCGGCAAAAAAGTAATGTATGCCTTTAACATTAGTGATGAGGTGGATAGCATGCTGCACCGCTACGAGTATATTTTGAAAGCGGGAGGCACCTGTGCAATGATCAGCGTAAACAGCGTGGGTTTATCGGGCACCAAAAAAGTTTGCGACCAGGGTGAACTGGTGATCCACGGGCACCGCAACGGCTGGGGGATGCTTAACCGCCACCCCCTATTGGGCATTGAATTTCCGGCTTATCAAAAGCTATGGCGACTGGCGGGGGTAGATCAACTGCATGTAAACGGCATCCAGAATAAGTTCTGGGAATCGGACGATTCTGTGGTCCGGTCTATCGAAGCGTGCTTAAAGCCGATGTTTGACGGCGAAACGGTATTGCCTGTAGTATCATCCGGCCAATGGGGCGGCCAGGCTTTTGAAACTTACCGCCGAACCCAAACTACTGATTTGCTGTATATGGCTGGCGGCGGGATTATGGCGCATCCTGATGGGCCTGGTGGTGGCGTGGTAGCCCTGCAACAGGCCTGGGAAGGTGCCGTAAATGGTTTGAGTATGCAGGAAGCAGCCGGGCAGTATCCTGAGTTTGCAAAATCGGTAGAGAAATTTGGTGGGAAGTGA
- the fucP gene encoding L-fucose:H+ symporter permease has translation MANISNSAESAAIDESELKGKSLLLPFILVCSLFFLWGIAHNLDSILIPHLKKACQLNNRQSTYIDMAVFFAYFVMAIPAGMLLKKFGYKNSIIIGLVLFACGALLFVPAANTLGYGIFIVGLFIIGCGLATLETAANPYAAVLGDPAKSTNRLNLAASFNGLAAVVAPYIGTHFILSGKEYTKDQMAAMTDSYRMSYLLHEASAVKLPYIILACILIAVAVTFCFIHFPEIKNISKEATTGGNFFGALKHRHLSWAVVAQFFYVGAQVCVTSFFIRMAKQGAGFDEILAGNYLIAYGLLFTAGRFAGTFFLRFTSSNKLLTIYAIISVLLCGVAILGKGAYVVYCLGAIGFFMSIMFPTIFALGIDGIGDDTKPGSSWLVMSIVGGAIIPYVMATVIDLNGDNIQTGYIVPLICFVVVLYFGMSGYKIKKQLI, from the coding sequence ATGGCCAACATAAGCAATAGCGCGGAAAGCGCTGCAATTGACGAATCGGAATTGAAGGGCAAGTCGTTGCTGTTACCCTTTATTTTGGTGTGCAGCCTGTTTTTTTTGTGGGGCATAGCGCATAATCTCGATTCTATATTAATTCCGCACCTCAAGAAGGCGTGTCAGCTTAATAACCGCCAATCTACCTACATTGATATGGCTGTATTTTTTGCCTACTTTGTAATGGCAATACCTGCCGGTATGCTGCTGAAAAAGTTCGGCTATAAAAACAGCATTATTATTGGCCTGGTACTTTTTGCCTGCGGTGCCTTGTTGTTTGTGCCTGCGGCTAACACTTTGGGCTACGGTATATTTATAGTGGGCCTGTTTATTATTGGCTGTGGACTGGCCACTTTAGAAACAGCGGCTAACCCTTATGCGGCTGTTTTAGGCGATCCGGCAAAGTCTACCAACCGTTTAAACCTGGCGGCCTCGTTCAACGGACTGGCGGCAGTGGTAGCGCCTTATATCGGCACACACTTTATCCTTTCGGGAAAGGAATATACTAAAGACCAGATGGCGGCCATGACGGACAGTTACCGGATGAGCTATTTATTGCATGAAGCTTCGGCGGTAAAGCTACCCTATATTATTTTAGCCTGCATCCTGATTGCGGTGGCCGTTACCTTTTGCTTTATCCATTTTCCGGAAATAAAAAATATATCAAAAGAAGCAACTACCGGTGGCAACTTCTTTGGTGCATTAAAACACAGGCATCTGTCGTGGGCTGTTGTTGCGCAGTTTTTTTATGTGGGCGCGCAGGTTTGTGTAACCAGCTTTTTTATACGAATGGCCAAGCAAGGCGCCGGATTTGACGAAATACTGGCCGGTAATTACCTGATTGCCTACGGTTTGTTATTTACCGCCGGCAGATTTGCAGGTACGTTTTTTTTACGTTTTACCTCGTCCAACAAATTGCTTACCATTTATGCCATTATATCCGTGCTGCTTTGCGGCGTAGCCATTTTAGGCAAAGGCGCATATGTGGTTTATTGCCTGGGCGCTATCGGCTTTTTTATGTCGATCATGTTCCCTACCATTTTCGCGCTGGGTATTGACGGTATTGGCGATGATACCAAGCCCGGTTCGTCATGGTTGGTGATGTCGATTGTGGGGGGCGCCATCATACCTTATGTGATGGCTACGGTAATTGATTTAAACGGCGACAACATTCAAACCGGGTATATAGTGCCGCTGATTTGTTTTGTAGTGGTGCTTTATTTTGGCATGAGCGGTTATAAAATCAAAAAGCAATTGATTTAA
- a CDS encoding MaoC family dehydratase has product MYFKSTFFEDYTIGDKRVTFGRTITETDFVVHAGHTGDFFPHHMDAEWCKTQPFKQRIAHGTMIFSIGIGLTASEINPEAFSKGYDKLRFVKPVFINDTIHSEITISEKAEAKKPEYGTVTEHVEIINQHGEVVVVCDHLLLVKKNGL; this is encoded by the coding sequence ATGTATTTTAAATCGACTTTTTTTGAGGATTATACCATTGGCGATAAGCGGGTAACCTTTGGCCGCACCATTACCGAAACCGATTTTGTGGTTCATGCCGGGCATACCGGCGATTTTTTTCCGCACCATATGGATGCCGAATGGTGCAAAACGCAACCGTTTAAACAACGGATAGCGCATGGCACGATGATATTCAGCATTGGCATTGGCTTAACCGCATCGGAGATAAACCCGGAGGCCTTTTCTAAAGGGTACGATAAGCTGCGCTTTGTGAAGCCTGTTTTTATTAATGATACGATACACTCCGAGATCACGATATCAGAAAAAGCTGAGGCCAAAAAGCCCGAATATGGTACGGTTACAGAACATGTGGAAATTATTAATCAGCATGGCGAAGTGGTAGTGGTATGCGACCATTTACTGTTGGTTAAAAAAAACGGGTTATAA